The DNA window TATGTCTGCAGACTGGTTGTAAAGCTGAGTCGCACCTGACAGTATCCCTGTAAGGACCCTGTTGAAATCATCGCTAAGATTCAGCACGGCTGAATTGTACTGATTCCTTTCAAATTCCTGATACTGCACCTCTGTAGCGTATATAGAAAGAGCTACCGAAAGGATCAGAAGCGACAGAACCACCCCTACCATTATGAGGACCTGACCTCTTCTTCTGGTTGCCATTCTCATGGTGACGTCACCTCGGCTAGCTGCAGATTGAACTCAAGAACCATTAGACTGGGTATGGTGTAAGTATAGGTTGCGCTTGCAACATTGGCTGCGTTTGCGAATGCTTGTGCATTTGCATCTGTTATAGTCTGGTTTCCTGTAAGAGGTATTAGCCTGGCATCAAAGGGATTGTCAGGGGGCGTGTAGACGAGATATACACTCAGATTGTAGAGATATCCTTTGGGTATTATACTTGCAAGAGCAACATTGAGATTATGCTGCCAGTTGGGGTAGAACGCCCCTATCTGCTGAAGACATGTATAGGTTATATCGAGGCATTGAGGAATGACCTTATAATAGCCTGAAAAGGTTGACTGAAATGAACCGTTAGCATTATCGTTTACCGTAATATTAAATGAGTAGACACCTGGAACTGCAGTCGAGCTAGTGTTTACTTGGACAGGTATCGAGACTGATTGGCCGTCGCCTATACTAAGTGTGTTTTTGACAGTTACCTGTAGCTGACCGGAAGAAACTACATTGACATTGAAGCTCCCGGTGCCATTATCACAGTACATGTTATTATTGTTCGTAACTGTCAATGTGTAGGTAGAAGTGCTTCCGTTATTACCCCAAATTATTGGTGGTGACAACGAAAAAGCAGGATTTGACCTTTGACAGACCGGTTGGTTTCCCAAGGTGAACGTGTAGGTTATTGAATTATAAAGCGAAGAATTCTGCACAGATGTTGCAGTGATTGTTACCTTAAGAATGGGGGATGCATTAGGCAAAGGTGATACATATAGCGTGAATCCTCCTTTGGGGCCATATCCAACGTTTGGTGGCTCTGAAAGAGTAGCGCTGTAGGTAGAAAGTTTGACCGTCCATCCGCTTGCGCCATTGATAGAAAATGCCAAGTTGAAGGTTTCGTTACATCCATTTCTGTCAGGTACCGAGATAATCACAGCCTTGGAGACGTTTGCATACGGCTGGACCGTGGCACTAGATGGACCTCCAGATAAGGTTGGTTTGCCGAGATACTTGCATGAGGCAGTTGAGCCACCTTTGCTGTAACCTACAATCAAAGATGACTGAGAGTACTGGTTGGCCGAATTGACTACAGTCACCAGCACACCTTTTGTCTTTGTTGTGCTAGAAGTAAGCGCAACGTACAGGGTGGTAGAAGCATTTCCTTGTGAAGCTATCTGCAGATTGCTCTGGGCCACAGAGCCACTCCAGTTTGCCAGCGGCCTCAAGGCGATCTGAAAGTTTTCCATACCGCAGTTCTGGTCATTATTTGTGACTACTACAGCATATGATACGGTCTGGTTTGGTAACGAGGTCTGAGTGTTAGGCTGGACGCTTATTCCTGGATTGTTGTACACGCATTGTACAGCACTGTTCACATCAAAATAGACATTTGTTGCAGCCGACGCTGAATTATGTGGAACATTTATAGCTATGTTGCTTACATTTACGTTAATTGTGAAGCCACCTGAGTTACCAAGCGTGGGAGGAGAAATTACAAGAAGTTGTGTGCTTGCTGTACCACCATTCGATGGTATGTTTATCAATGACTGTGAGAGACTGTAGTTCCATTGAGGTGATGGTACTGAAACACTTACCAAGAAAAGCTCGTTCCCGCAGAACTTATCGTTGTTCACTATTGTGAGCGTATAAACTGCGCTGCTCCCCGGGCTTCCCCAGACCGAGACCGGGGAAGCGCTAACCATGGGCTGGGAAAAAACACAATTAGAATAATAACTGACTATAGTTTCACCGTTTATTATCGTATTATCAAACTCGTGTGCCCTTGCAAGTGAGCTTAAGATGTTGTATGCAGTCTGAGAAATATCAGTCTGGCTTCTTTGAAGCCTCGTGTTTGCAGGAATAGAGTAATAATAGGCCACAGAAAAGGCGCCTATGATCAGGATTGTCACCACCACCGCCTCAATTAGAATTGAGATTCCCTTCCTCTTTTTTGCCCATCTGCTCATGACTGACCCATCCTCCAGACCGTTAAGCTAGCGTACCAGGTATTCTGACCGACATTTACAAATCTGGAAACTGTAACTGCAGAATCCACATGAGCCTGCTTGGTCCCATTTGATTGGGAAGCCAGCGTTGATAGGTTATTAGAGCTATATTCGATGTAGCCATACGGATTGGTTAAAGGATTTGAAGCAACCTCAAAGAAGTTTCTGCCGTTCGTTGTTATTATGAGCCCCGCGAAGATTACTGATTCACTAACAGGATAGGCAAGCTGAACTACAGCAGAGTTTTTGTTTCCTGCGTTCAGCACTGTACAGGCCTGCTGACTTGAGTTCTGGCCATCACTGCAGACCACTGCTGGATTTATTATGACGTTCAAAGAAGATGTAACCTCAAAAACTGTGTAGAAGGCTCCAACGTGAACGCTGCCGTTGTTGCCATTGCCATTACCTTTTGAGCCTGCAGATTGTCCATTCACGTCATAGCAATTGTTGTTGCTTGGGTTGAAATTGGCCAGAAGATACTGCCCTTCCAGTATCATATCAGCCTTACAGGTTGCGTAGGATAGGAAATTCTGGAACTCAATTCCATAGTAGTTTGCGCTTGCCATGACTAAATATGCGACTTTGGCGTTTCCACTACCCTTTCCCTGTCCGTTCCCGGGCAGGCAGGTCTGAGGTAGTGAGGGCTTTGAAAGTTTAAAACTTGCATACCCGAATAGATTGGTCACATTGTAGGACCTTGTTGCGTTGAAGAAGAACTGGGGCTGTCCAGAACCCTGGTCGATTTCGCAGAAGGCAAAGTAAGACACATTCACGTTCGCGTTTATCGCAGGAATCCCCGCGTAATCGCTAACGTACACGGTGTAAATCCCGTTTGTACTATTGACTATCGTTATGTTTAGAGCAGGAAGCATCCTGAAGTCGAATCCATAGTCAAAGTGATTGCCGTGGTATATTCCCAGCAAAGCGCCGGCTACGTTGGGGGGGATGTACAGGCTGTTGTTAAGATAGCTTAGGTTTGCTATCCTGTTAAGTTTGCTCGGATCTAAGCTATACGCCAGCCCAGTTTGTGGCTGTACGGCAAGTCCGAAGTACTGCAGATTGTTTGCAGGCAAGTTCACATTCGTTCCCCAGTTATATGGAATCCCAGGGTTGAGCAGGAAACTCTGCATTAGTTGTTCTGCTTCAGGGTAAAGCTGATACTGGCTGTTTACATTCAACTGGGTAAATTCCGTGCTGGCTACTGCATAGAGGGTAAAGCTCAATGCAAGAATAACTATGAGAGTCGCAGCTAGATACTGGAATACTGGATTCAGCTCATATCACCTATTCCTAATACTATAGATTGGTTAGAGATTACTGCCCAGACTATAGCCCTAGAATCTCCACTATAGATTTGAGGAAGAGCGTTGACCGATTTAGGAGGAGCCGGACAGTTCGCAGAATTGGAACCTGCTATATATATGCAAAAACCTTGTCCTGAATATTTCGTACCTGGCTGAAAGGCTAGAGGTGTGCTAGCCAGCAAAGAAGGATTGTTTGGTACGTATGCAACTACCTGCCACAGATTCGCCCGGTAACTCAGGTTTATGGCATAACCTCTAAGGTTAACTTCGCTCGGCAAGATGAGTTTGAAATAGATTGTTCCCGTCTGACCGGCAGGGATTGTAGCCACTAAACTGCTTATCTCATTGGAAACGTACTGTGAAGCATCAGCCAGTGAGCTCTGCATACTCTGGCCCTGCAAGGAGATGCCTTGAGTAGTAGAGATCAAAGAAACTATACCCAGAATTACAAGGAGGCCTACCGTGCCTATAACATATGTGAGCGGCACTGAAGGCAAGCTAGCTGGATCACGCTCCTGCGAAAGACAGCTGAATATTGGTTACAATGATGTTTATCACAGTATTCACCGGGCAGAAGTAGTGATTTGTGCCGGGCGGTAGACATGAAGCTGTAGGCGGCACCTGAACACCATAGGGTATGTTCAGCACAAGTGTCGAAGAAGGAGGTGCTGACTGACCGGGCAGTTTATTCAGGAGGTTAACCGTAATTATTACCTGATAGGTTGTGTTGCTCCATAGCAAGCTGCTCTTCTTAACCGATAAAGTTGCAGGGTCTGGTATTACTACACTCTTTGTGGAAACTCCTTGGTTCGAAACAACGACGTTGAGCTTGTTGGAGCCAGAAAAAGTTCCTCCTGTTATATTGACAAAATTGAGTTGGACCATGTTCACTTCCTGGAATATTTGCTTGTAGATCGTATTCCCGCCCTGGTCGACCCCGATTGGTACAGCCCCCAAACTGGCATTAAAGAGCCCAAGGTTGTTGACGTTTATTCTTCTGTAATCCATCGATACCCATGTTGAACCGCTATCGTGTGAGATGAAGACAAATCCAAGAGGATTCGAGTTATTCTGGACAATTAGAGTGTTGGGAAAAGAGGTAATGAAGGGTAGACCTGTGAACTGCCCTGCCCGTAACCACTGATAATTTTCGAAGCTTACAAGCGACCCTGCTCTATACCTGAACATATTTATTGCCACTTTGTTGTTCCAAATGATATAACCGGATGAGTTAACGATAGATATATTCATGTTATCATAGTTGTTAATCAAAATTGGTCCTCCTGTCCTTGAATTGAAACTTGAAAAACCTGAAGCTCCTGGCGAAGGTAATATACCATCCACTGTCTGTGCTAAAGAGATGACACCATTTTCAGCTTGCGAGAATTCAGCTTCCTGTGTTTGCACGTTAAACAGATTCAGAGCAAATCCCATAACGCCTGTAACAATCACCAGCATGGCAGCTACCAATATTGTCGTAGAAATGACTTCAGAAAGGGCACGCCTCTTGTGCAAGAATTACCACTAACTCCCGAAAGGTGCAAACCCTGAGATGAACATTGGGCTTATTGCAAGAGCCACAACTGTAACTACAGCAAGTATGGTGCAATGCAGAAAGCCTGCAGATATCTTTTCACCACTCGCCTTTCCTGCTACCAGTCCTGCCAGGACTGTGTTGATAACGACTGGAGGAAGAAAGATCATAGCAAACTGGTTGAAGCTGAAGGAGAAGTTGCTCATCTGTGCGAGCCCCTGTACAAAATTCAAGAAGACTGTTGCGGTGAGAAGAGTGGTCATACCGCCTATGTATGGTATTAGCAGAAGAGGTCTCAGCGCTGATGCCTTCTCCTTCTCAAGTATCAAGATCTGCTCACCGAATGATGCCAGAGCTTCAAGAGTATCAGGAGTGCCTCCACCTACATCTATACTATCGATGAGCAAGAAGGTGTTAACAGCTACGAACCAGTTCTTTGTGCTCTTCAACTCGTCTTCAAGGATCGAATCGAAAGAAACTCCCCAGCTCAGTTTTGCTGCTATCTTCTGCAACCTTGAGGAAAACTTGCCGTAATCTCTCTTTGAGAGGAGCTGGATGCATCTCTCAGGGGCAATACCTGTCTTCCTTGTCTCTACCATATCCCTCAGGAAAGATACAAGCTGAGTCCCCATTTCGGACCCCTCTCTTGACACCTTTATCGCCACAACAGCAGGAGGTGCAAAAATTATGATGAAAGCCAGTGCTATGGCAACTGCAGATTGCTCCCCTATAGGAACCCCGATCAGTTTTCCAAAAGCCTGCATTGGGGTGTAGAGAGGACTTGGCAGGTTGAAGTAGTATGGAGCTGCTGTCAGAATGGCGAATGCCAGGCCTATCGGGAACGATATTGCAAGAACCTTGTATGGTCGCCAGTCTGATGTTGGATATCTGGGTTCATAGATGTCGAGAAGAAACAGAAACACTGCTGTAAGCATAGGTAGAAGGAAATAGGCAAAGAGCACAAAGTTCCCTACAGTGAATGCTCCTCCTGCACTCGCAGGAAGGATCTTCGATATTATGAACAAGATGTAAAGACCCAGAGCCAGTAGAATCACAACGACAGCATAGCTCTCCATAACAACAGAGATCCTTTCTCCTATGTTCTTCATCGACCTGGCTCTGTTTTCGAATATGTTGTAGGCCTTTCTCTGCAGATAATGCACCACATCGCCACCTATGCTCAGAGTCGAGGCATAACCAAGAAGGAGGTCCTTGAAATCAGGGGATGGCAAAGACCTCGCCATCTTCTCCATGGAAGAAACCGGGTCCATCCCTATCGCTTCCACATCTACCGCCATAAGTTGAGCCGCCTGAGATAGACTTGGCAACAGCTTTACGTTTCTCAGCCTCTGTATTGCCTTGTAAGGAGAAATCCCTCCAGTTGACATAACGCTGACATATGCTGCAGCATAGGGCACTTCGCTTTCGAGGTTAAACGCTCTGTTATGGGCCTTGAAGCTAGGATAGATGCTGTAAAGCATGAATATTGCGAGAGGAGCTATCAGCCCAAGAAGGAAGAAAGGAGATACGAAGATGGCTCCCACAATTCCAACTAAAAGTGCTACGGCTGTAGCTATTACTGTAAGCATCCCAAAGACAGAAGCATAAACCTCGGGGTGAATCCTAATGTTGGCTGCCTGCAATTGCCCCCCGAGGTTCTTGTTGAACTTCAAGAAGGCCCTGCCAATCCATTCAAAATTAACGTAGGCAAAGGCCTGCAGTCCCATGATTGAATCGAACCCGCCATAAATTTATTAAACATTTTGAACAGATGGAATTCCTGAAAGAGGGACTGAAACTAAATTCTTATTGCTACATATCAAGAAAGAGTTAGCTACAAATCACTTGCAATCATCAGAGGTATCATTGTCGAGTAGCTTCTTACGATTTAAAGCTTAGTGCGAAAAGGTTAAAATATTGCCTTTTCAGGTTAATGATGAATCATGAGAGGACTCAATGCCGGTTCAGAGCTTTCTGTGAATTACCTTGCGAAGAATTTTGCATTCGGAAAGCTCACAAAAGTTGTAAGCATACAGGAGAAGTTTTCTAACCACTTCTTCTTTGACCCGGCAATCGATAAGGAGACATCTGTACCGTATTCAGATATTCTTAACGCTCTCTCTGTAATGGACGGATGGGGATACCTCTCTTCAAGCAGGTCAGTTACCAGGTACTGTGTCGAATGTTTTACCATGGGCCTAAGCCTGGTGGGTAGATGCCCCTTCTGCGGCTCTACAAGGATAAGGAGAGGTAAAGTAATTTCTCACAGATGCGGCTACAGAGGCTTCGAAGAATTGTACAGACAGGGGGAGAAATGGGTATGCCCCAAATGTCAGAAGCAGCTTTACATGAACGGAGCAGACTTCAAGGACGAAGGTATGCTCTTCAAGTGCATGACATGCGGCAACATATTCGATAAGTATGCAACATACTATCAGTGCCCCAATTGCCATGCATATTATGAAGAAGACCAGGCTCCTTCGATTGAATTTGTAGTGTACGAACCTACTGCTCCTCTGACAGCAAAGAAGCCGTTGATAGCGAATTCGTTCAAGATAAACGAAAGGGTTGCTCAGTATCTTACGAAGATGGGGTATGAGATAAGACTTTATTATGTACAGGAGACGAATGAGGAGCTGATCTACTGGGACTTGCTAGCTAAAATGCCGAGCGAAGAAGAAGAGAATAAAGAGATGAACATAGGTGTCACTGTTCTTCCTTTACTAGACCAGATGGATGATGACGTGGTGGAAGACCTTATAACAAAGAAGAAAAGAGCCGGGTACAGGTCGATGGTCGTGATAACGCCAGCATTAGTAGGTCAGGAGGTAGCAACAAAGCTCTCAGAGAAGGATATATACGTGCTCGACTCACACTTCGAGACGCTGATGGACGAGAAGATCCTAGCTGGTTATCTTGCTCCAGTTCTATCCAGTGCTGCGGAGGTAGCGACGCAGGGGCTGGAGGGGACAGGAGATAACTGGAATGATGTGGTGCAACAGATAAAAGACCTAGGCGACAGACTATCGTCCAAGTTGGGAGGTTTGGGTGATAAATTTTGAGCGCAGCGACAAAGCAAGAAGCTCTGAAGCAGCTGGAGGAGCTCAGGTCAGCAGTAGAGCAGACAATACAGGGCTTGGAAAGCACGGTTCAGGAGAGACAGAGGGAGATCGAGGAGCTGAAGGCGAGTCTTCAGCAGGCACACGAAGAAGTGTCAGCTCTGAAGATGGAGAACGACAGACTGAACCAGGAAATGATAAGCCTGAAGAAGAAGCTTGACGCGTACCAAAGGCTGACAGAGGTCCTCAGAAATCTGCGCGGAGAGCTTGATAAGCTGGAACAGATGAGGTAAGCAATCAAAGAAAGCCCCCTGCTACCGGGAGACTTTCCATTTTTTAGTGCAATAGAGTTTTTGAGTCGGCATTCTAGAGTCTTTCGTTTTGCTCTAGGTTTCTATATTCATCATAAAGAGAATAAACATCTCCTACTGTTTCATAAGCCAGAATATTGCACTTATCCCTGCCAGACTGAGCACGTTTAGTCCAAGCAGCGGAATCGCAACATCGGAGCTGTACTTCTGGGCAAGCTCGAAGTATACCAAAACCGCAAGGATATATTGGACGAGAAAAAGAAGAGAGAACAGGGATAGAGCGAACAGAAATTTTGAACGGTGTTTCGCAGTCCCCTTTATGTAGAACACTAGAAGAATTGAAGAAAGTGATACTCCAATGAAAGCGAGAACAATGTTAGATAACCAGTAGAGTCCTGCTACCATCTACTCAACTCCAGACATCTTCTTCTCTTTTCCCTTGTTCAGGAGTGAAACAACATTTCTGTATGACTTGATTCCTTGAAGTAAAAGTGGAGAAGGGAAGTAGACTCTGCCATATTTTGGGCCTTCTGCAACTACAAGACCGTTCTGGACAAGTATCTCCAGATGATGAGTAACTGTTCTGTAGTTGATACCCAATTCTTCAGCCAAACGATTAGCGTTTGCAGGACTGCCTAACAGGTAATTTAAGATTTTCATTCTCATCTGACCTCCCCTCGAAGCGACAAACATCCACCACAGCAAGTTATCAAAAGTGTCGAACGGCAATTGCACACTTGACTTGCGTTGTGATATGACACAATAAATAAACGTTTGACGATAAACATCAACTGAAAAAGCAAAT is part of the Conexivisphaerales archaeon genome and encodes:
- a CDS encoding type II secretion system F family protein — encoded protein: MGLQAFAYVNFEWIGRAFLKFNKNLGGQLQAANIRIHPEVYASVFGMLTVIATAVALLVGIVGAIFVSPFFLLGLIAPLAIFMLYSIYPSFKAHNRAFNLESEVPYAAAYVSVMSTGGISPYKAIQRLRNVKLLPSLSQAAQLMAVDVEAIGMDPVSSMEKMARSLPSPDFKDLLLGYASTLSIGGDVVHYLQRKAYNIFENRARSMKNIGERISVVMESYAVVVILLALGLYILFIISKILPASAGGAFTVGNFVLFAYFLLPMLTAVFLFLLDIYEPRYPTSDWRPYKVLAISFPIGLAFAILTAAPYYFNLPSPLYTPMQAFGKLIGVPIGEQSAVAIALAFIIIFAPPAVVAIKVSREGSEMGTQLVSFLRDMVETRKTGIAPERCIQLLSKRDYGKFSSRLQKIAAKLSWGVSFDSILEDELKSTKNWFVAVNTFLLIDSIDVGGGTPDTLEALASFGEQILILEKEKASALRPLLLIPYIGGMTTLLTATVFLNFVQGLAQMSNFSFSFNQFAMIFLPPVVINTVLAGLVAGKASGEKISAGFLHCTILAVVTVVALAISPMFISGFAPFGS
- a CDS encoding winged helix-turn-helix domain-containing protein, producing the protein MPFDTFDNLLWWMFVASRGGQMRMKILNYLLGSPANANRLAEELGINYRTVTHHLEILVQNGLVVAEGPKYGRVYFPSPLLLQGIKSYRNVVSLLNKGKEKKMSGVE